The Branchiostoma floridae strain S238N-H82 chromosome 1, Bfl_VNyyK, whole genome shotgun sequence sequence CCTAGACTTTATCGGCTTGTTATAGAGGGAGTAGACGTAAGCTCTAGCTTCCTCCGAGGTAGTTCCTATAATGAACGGCTTTGACTGGAAATGCCCTTTGGCAAAACTGTCCACTGTAGCAGCCGGTACGATGTTACCGTCGACGGTGGGTCCCCACTTCATAGCCGCCTCTAGTGCACGGTACGGATTCGAAAAGAATGTCCCCATTCTGTCTATCCCTGCCTGAAGAGCGCTTGAATTTTTGGAACGAAGACACTTCGTGTCCCCGTGCGAACAGTTCAGTTTGTCAGCAAGGTGTTCTCCAAGGCGAAGCGCCTCCCAGCGACTTTTATGGGGAATGGTAAAAGGCACGCTCATCATGATGGCTTGATGGAACAAGTCGGTAAACTTTGGGTTAATCAGAAGTGTGGCCGCGGAATCTGACCCCGAGCTCTGTCCGAAAATGGTCACACGGCCTTTGTCCCCGCCGAAGCTCCCGATGTTTTCCTGGGTCCACCGTAATGCCGCGACCTGGTCAAGCAGGCCATAGTTGCCCGTGGCCGCGTCTTCTCCCTGACCAGCCACCAGGTAGCCAAACGCAGCGAGCCTGTAGTTGAAGGTTACCACAATAGTGTTGGTCTTGTTAGCTAGAAACCGTCCGTCGTAAATGTAGGCAGAACCGCTACCGGCTTGGTATTGTCCACCGTAGATCCACAGCAAAATCGGCAGTTTATCAGCCGTAGAGTTAAGGATTGTCCGCGGGGCAAAGATGTTGAGATAGAGACAGTCTTCACTCACTTTTCTATCCCGGGGACATTCGAAATGGATATCGGAGTCACCCGGCGAGCAACCGCCTTCATAGCAGCCCGGGCCCGGTACGGTGCCGTCGCGAACTTTGGGTGCCCAGGGCCTGTTGTATTGTTGCGGGGGCCTCCAGCGGAGCTCTCCCACCGGCGGCTCTGCGAAAGGAAGACCGAAGAAGATGACCCCTTCCTCCACATATACCCCTCTCACGGCTCCGTACTGTGTATGGACAACCGGCCCATCCTCCTCAGTAGGAAATGCCATGCCACCTACTGTTAGAAAAAGCAGGTGAAGAATCACCACTGACGCCATTGCTCGGTTCGTGATCAGCTCTGGGCAGGAGTGAACAGTACATCAGCAACTGACACAATTATCTTATCAAGCCCAGTCACATGTTGTTTGATGTATGATTAGAGTTTAACATAGCCTGAGCGTGTGCTACTGGTGAACCGATGTCAGGTTGGCATACGGCAAAAGTGAGCAGTGTTGATAGCAGAACAAAAATATTTGATGCGTCAGGAAAACTAGCGTAATCCCGACCAAATATAAACATTACAACGTTTGACTGAAAGTGACGGATGAAATTCAGGCGGTGTGTATGACGATGGAGAAGTATATACGGTTTGGCCCAGTACGCGTGCCAGCTGATAAAAGCTGACCTTATCAATATCGGTTCTGCAATGTAAATGTTCATTTTTGTACTGACTGTCCTAGATGCTCAAggtgtattctccaagcaggggttggGTCGGGGGATAGTAGTGAAGGTCTTTTTTCTATTCCAAAATAAAACTACTTTCAGGGGGAAATGTCTGATACCGTGTTAATTCATTTAGCTTTGAATGCGTTATTGGAGGGATCTTCCAGTGTAACTCTTCATGACAATATACTATAAACCAAAAAAAGTTCGTCCCAATCGACcatttttaatgataaattTGAAAACACGGATATGGAAAACACAGATATGGAAAACATAATGGACAAGAAATTGGAGGTGTCATACCTCCATGgaataaatcatacaaattaaTTCAACATTTATATCATCTATACCTGGATGCTAGCATACAACCTAAACCAACTTACCCATGACACAAGTATTTAATTACTATCATTTACCACCAGGCGAGTTAATTATGCCAATTGGGtgaatatttgcataattggtatatATTCATGTTCCACCTGACATGCCGTACGTATGCTACATACATCTATATCCAGATATTGTAATGAAAAACTCTTGTGTGAATTAagtacaaatttgcataatttacattttTGCACAACTCTAAGTAACCTAATACGTGGGAAACATCACTAGACGATCTTCGTTCGCGAAGCAAAGCCGAGAGAATACGGTGGAAATTTTTGTCATTCTTTTGTGCAGTTATCCTCCTTACAAAATCAAACATCTGAAATGCTAATACACCACAGAAAGAagcatatataatatattattgTAGTGTaccaagtatttttcaaccaaTCACCAAATATATATTCTCATgtgaaatatcaatatttgcaatgaagaCCGTGATTGAGCTACGAGCAGCAGAGCAGCGTCTTGGTTTATAGTCTCAAAGGAGCTAAACTGAGCATCCTGGAGACACTAGTAAATGTGTCACAGCTCGTCATGTGTCTGGTCTTCATCATTCTCTCTGACAGGCCCATGTGTTTCGTCAAGAAGACGTGCCGCGTCTTTGAGGACTTCAATGTCAAGGCTCTGGAGACCCTGGCGGGTGATGTATCCAGTCTTGTTCTTATCCAAAATGCCAAACATCCTGTCGATCATCTCCAAGTGTTCTTCTTCTAGTTCCTTGTCTTCCTCTTCGTCGACAACGGCGAACTCGTAGTAGTAACCGAATATTTCCTTTGTGAGCTTTGTACTGTTGTTACGTTTCATCGCTTCCAGCAGTCCATTTCTCATAACCTCCACGTTCATGTACCCCATGTCAATGAACTTGTCTCCCTTCTTGTACGTCCACTGGAGCCTGACGTCACTCAGCGCCGTGTATCTGTCAATGTCGGTTGTGGCGCAGTCCGAGTCATCGAAGTAGTCGAGCGGGGACCACATGATGGTGGCGGCCACGCTGCGCCCGTACGACCTGACCTGGTGGAAGTACCCTGCGGGGATGAAGATACAATCCCCGGGCAGGAGGGTTGCCCAGGTCCAGGGGACTTCAGACACCTGTGGGTTTGTCAGGAGGTCGATTCTGTCCATGTCTAGATGGGAGAAGCTCGATCCGGAGAACTGCTTCTTGTCGGCCATGTCAAGTAGGTCGTCATACTTGTCATCGATCATGATGAAGTCTTTCCGCCCGGAGATCAGACAGTGTAGGTTGTGGTCGGCGTCGTAGTGGAGCAGGGACTTGGTTCCACCGGCGGACAGCCACAGGTTCGACtccaaaatgtttttcttgaaaGTCCCACAGAGCAGCGAGCGAGGCACCTGCATTTCAGCCCTCATGGGGTCGGGCAACAAGGACACCACGTACCAGTCTTCGGCTTCGTAGTTGTCTAAGAACTCGCCCAGGGGCATTCTTTGTGGACGAGCCCCTCGATCTTCGTGTTTCTTCTCAACCAGGACATCCAAGTCTCCATACTTCTCCCTGATGTACTTATCACTCTGCCAGTTGGTGACAGCAGGGGCCTTGGCAATTGCTTGTCTGTACACAAGAGGCACGTAGGGACTTTTTGCATGCTGTTCCCATAGCTCTGTCGGAGTCAGTGGCTGTGTATACTCCTTGACGGGCCCTTCTGGTTCTCTCTGGTGGCCCAGTGGTAACAGGTGGCCGACTGGGAGGCCAGAGTCACTAGGCTGGATGACTGGAGGAAACACAGCGTCCATACGCATGGCTTTGTCAACACCGCTGGTGTCCAAACACGGCACAGAAATGAAGATGTACATAAGCACAATCCTtgctggtacatgtaacatggcTGGTGATCTAGTTACACCCACTAACACAGCAATAAATACGATTTGCAGGAAACCTTGACACAAGAGTCCGTGTATTGAAGGAATGGGGGCTACAAGAGCCCAAGCGGACAAATCGATCAAGTTGAACAGAGCCTCCTGGCAAAGTTTGTAAAGCCTCGGTGTGTTTTTCCCTGCTGACGTCTCTTGGTCCAGGCCCTCGTCTTGGTTCGCGGGACGTAGTAATTACTGTGATTGCAGGACTGGAAATGGCCCTAGGGCTCCTGTTGTGACTTCAGAAGTAGGTCACCACTCACGAAGCGCGAATCTATCTTTTTGTATGACCCTTTCTATAAACCACAAAACGTCGAGACACGacaaacagttactgtagatctGTTTCCTGCCTTTTTCTTACGTGCAAAGTCTCACGCATCTGGTCGAGTCACTGACACTTCCGGGTTCAAAGGGTGAACGATGGGTTCTGTCTTTCATGCTATCAAAAGCGCCTCTACCGACTTTGTATCAAACTGCAACACGCCTGATCACATGACGTAGTTTGACGGAAAGAGATGTAGCAGAGAGATACGGCAGAATTTGACTAAACTCTGATCTCAAACACGCATCCTCACGAGAGATAAGGCTTTTGTGACTTTCGACAATGTCTTCTGAAGACTTTGAAAACCACGAGGAGGATTTTAGAAACCTTCACGATGAGCTACGACGGAAGGCTCAGAGCAGACTTCCAAATGCAGTCGGAGGtgagcgcccccctcccccttaatTATTGTACTGTGTACCATGACCCGTTGTCGTTTTCTTGACGGCGGCCACTGGAttgatattgaaaacaaaaacaaaaaacaagttgTCATTTCTAAGATGTGGTTTCTTTGTCTGCTTGCAAGTCCAGACAAACTAAATTATCGAATGTCTAACAATGTTTTTAAATGACGCTACGAACGACTTGCCTTTTTTGTTTACAGAGGAGAGAAAAAGAATTGTCAGAGAGGTTATGAGGGGCATAGAGGAATGTACAACACTGGTGAGCCTTTTATCTTCCTATGTACTGAAGTAATCAGTATATCCTGGTTGCATATCTTGGATCATTTCAAATTC is a genomic window containing:
- the LOC118425652 gene encoding crystal protein-like, whose protein sequence is MAFPTEEDGPVVHTQYGAVRGVYVEEGVIFFGLPFAEPPVGELRWRPPQQYNRPWAPKVRDGTVPGPGCYEGGCSPGDSDIHFECPRDRKVSEDCLYLNIFAPRTILNSTADKLPILLWIYGGQYQAGSGSAYIYDGRFLANKTNTIVVTFNYRLAAFGYLVAGQGEDAATGNYGLLDQVAALRWTQENIGSFGGDKGRVTIFGQSSGSDSAATLLINPKFTDLFHQAIMMSVPFTIPHKSRWEALRLGEHLADKLNCSHGDTKCLRSKNSSALQAGIDRMGTFFSNPYRALEAAMKWGPTVDGNIVPAATVDSFAKGHFQSKPFIIGTTSEEARAYVYSLYNKPIKSRVMLYGIYAAFVHLKAADVAKEYHSEKSSSDYRPLLSDLVTDWIFKCPTRNVIRSAVRSGDTNVWLYVFDHVWSFPHLWDHQKFCNGHVCHAEDVPFVFQTTKLPATNMTMTAEEQIMADTIAYYYGNFAHTGDPNEPSGARDAAETTGVTMPVATNWPRYNQEGNFTCLNISTPRTSLIQDYRKDKCDFWDRMDVYNL
- the LOC118424544 gene encoding uncharacterized protein LOC118424544, whose protein sequence is MLHVPARIVLMYIFISVPCLDTSGVDKAMRMDAVFPPVIQPSDSGLPVGHLLPLGHQREPEGPVKEYTQPLTPTELWEQHAKSPYVPLVYRQAIAKAPAVTNWQSDKYIREKYGDLDVLVEKKHEDRGARPQRMPLGEFLDNYEAEDWYVVSLLPDPMRAEMQVPRSLLCGTFKKNILESNLWLSAGGTKSLLHYDADHNLHCLISGRKDFIMIDDKYDDLLDMADKKQFSGSSFSHLDMDRIDLLTNPQVSEVPWTWATLLPGDCIFIPAGYFHQVRSYGRSVAATIMWSPLDYFDDSDCATTDIDRYTALSDVRLQWTYKKGDKFIDMGYMNVEVMRNGLLEAMKRNNSTKLTKEIFGYYYEFAVVDEEEDKELEEEHLEMIDRMFGILDKNKTGYITRQGLQSLDIEVLKDAARLLDETHGPVRENDEDQTHDEL